The proteins below are encoded in one region of Triticum aestivum cultivar Chinese Spring chromosome 1B, IWGSC CS RefSeq v2.1, whole genome shotgun sequence:
- the LOC123135567 gene encoding poly [ADP-ribose] polymerase tankyrase-2 isoform X3: protein MSSSTDAMASPCSHDQFDEPDRGTVLNYIFQAASDDELSIFKELVTIILDNGRGRPKEAIEELRVEDVGQLEGFSALHIAASKGSLEVCRYLVEELLVDVDLVDKEGRTPLLFATYHNGGTAEYLLDHGANQDKADHDGSTLLHYAAELGNCEMVELLLAKGAYVEPVSACGTPLHVAAGKGHYGAMKILLDHNADYNKMVNGVTPLIVATDAKSMKCIKLLVKAGANLKEAAAYTTLHAEKVVSDYFLNCIMEDVDANRDVPFDQGPMLKREIVTSGLISRGSNSLKNKDYVVAAKLYSKAMVLDPDDAVLFSDRSLCWLQLGDGKKALLDANRCRKMRPHWPKACHRQGEALMLLKDYEGASERFWDGLKLDPVDTDIEDALREAMKSLKTSRSRSMRAN, encoded by the exons ATGTCCTCCTCTACCGACGCCATGGCGTCGCCATGCTCCCATGATCAATTCGACG AACCAGACCGTGGCACGGTGCTGAACTACATTTTCCAGGCGGCCTCCGACGATGAGCTCTCCATCTTCAAGG AGCTGGTCACGATAATACTGGACAATGGCAGGGGCCGCCCCAAGGAAGCGATTGAGGAATTGAGGGTGGAAGATGTCGGGCAGCTTGAAGGTTTCAGTGCGCTGCACATCGCGGCCAGTAAAGGGAGTCTGGAGGTGTGCAGGTACctcgtcgaggagctgctggtagATGTGGATCTGGTCGACAAGGAAG GTAGAACACCTCTGTTGTTTGCAACATACCACAATGGGGGTACTGCCGAATATCTTCTTGATCATGGCGCTAATCAAGACAAAGCTGATCACGATGGGTCTACCCTGTTACATTATGCCGCTGAATTAG GCAATTGTGAAATGGTAGAGCTTTTGCTTGCAAAAGGAGCTTATGTTGAGCCGGTATCTGCTTGTGGAACACCACTTCATGTTGCTGCTGGTAAAGGGCATTATGGTGCTATGAAGATTTTACTGGACCACAATGCAGAT TACAACAAGATGGTAAATGGCGTGACACCTCTTATTGTTGCTACAGATGCCAAGTCAATGAAATGTATCAAGCTCCTAGTTAAG GCTGGTGCCAATCTCAAGGAAGCTGCAGCATATACAACTCTCCACGCGGAAAAAGTGGTTTCAGATTACTTTCTCAATTGCATAATGGAGGACGTTGATGCCAACCGTGATGTTCCTTTTGAT CAGGGGCCTATGCTTAAACGGGAAATCGTGACATCAGGGCTTATATCACGAGGGAGCAACTCTTTAAAGAACAAGGATTATGTTGTCGCAGCAAAATTGTACAGTAAG GCAATGGTGCTTGATCCTGATGATGCAGTCTTGTTCTCAGACAGGAGCCTTTGTTGGCTTCAACTGGGTGATGGAAAAAAGGCTTTGCTAGATGCTAATAGATGCAGAAAAATGCGGCCTCACTGGCCAAAAGCTTGTCACCGGCAGGGTGAAGCTCTGATGCTACTGAAG GACTATGAGGGCGCAAGTGAACGGTTCTGGGATGGACTCAAGTTGGACCCAGTGGACACTGATATCGAGGATGCATTACG GGAAGCTATGAAGTCCTTGAAGACGTCTCGGTCTCGGAGCATGAGAGCCAATTGA
- the LOC123135567 gene encoding poly [ADP-ribose] polymerase tankyrase-2 isoform X1, which produces MSSSTDAMASPCSHDQFDEPDRGTVLNYIFQAASDDELSIFKELVTIILDNGRGRPKEAIEELRVEDVGQLEGFSALHIAASKGSLEVCRYLVEELLVDVDLVDKEGRTPLLFATYHNGGTAEYLLDHGANQDKADHDGSTLLHYAAELGNCEMVELLLAKGAYVEPVSACGTPLHVAAGKGHYGAMKILLDHNADYNKMVNGVTPLIVATDAKSMKCIKLLVKAGANLKEAAAYTTLHAEKVVSDYFLNCIMEDVDANRDVPFDQGPMLKREIVTSGLISRGSNSLKNKDYVVAAKLYSKAMVLDPDDAVLFSDRSLCWLQLGDGKKALLDANRCRKMRPHWPKACHRQGEALMLLKDYEGASERFWDGLKLDPVDTDIEDALRISECHFVLSSMPMPSCHIPT; this is translated from the exons ATGTCCTCCTCTACCGACGCCATGGCGTCGCCATGCTCCCATGATCAATTCGACG AACCAGACCGTGGCACGGTGCTGAACTACATTTTCCAGGCGGCCTCCGACGATGAGCTCTCCATCTTCAAGG AGCTGGTCACGATAATACTGGACAATGGCAGGGGCCGCCCCAAGGAAGCGATTGAGGAATTGAGGGTGGAAGATGTCGGGCAGCTTGAAGGTTTCAGTGCGCTGCACATCGCGGCCAGTAAAGGGAGTCTGGAGGTGTGCAGGTACctcgtcgaggagctgctggtagATGTGGATCTGGTCGACAAGGAAG GTAGAACACCTCTGTTGTTTGCAACATACCACAATGGGGGTACTGCCGAATATCTTCTTGATCATGGCGCTAATCAAGACAAAGCTGATCACGATGGGTCTACCCTGTTACATTATGCCGCTGAATTAG GCAATTGTGAAATGGTAGAGCTTTTGCTTGCAAAAGGAGCTTATGTTGAGCCGGTATCTGCTTGTGGAACACCACTTCATGTTGCTGCTGGTAAAGGGCATTATGGTGCTATGAAGATTTTACTGGACCACAATGCAGAT TACAACAAGATGGTAAATGGCGTGACACCTCTTATTGTTGCTACAGATGCCAAGTCAATGAAATGTATCAAGCTCCTAGTTAAG GCTGGTGCCAATCTCAAGGAAGCTGCAGCATATACAACTCTCCACGCGGAAAAAGTGGTTTCAGATTACTTTCTCAATTGCATAATGGAGGACGTTGATGCCAACCGTGATGTTCCTTTTGAT CAGGGGCCTATGCTTAAACGGGAAATCGTGACATCAGGGCTTATATCACGAGGGAGCAACTCTTTAAAGAACAAGGATTATGTTGTCGCAGCAAAATTGTACAGTAAG GCAATGGTGCTTGATCCTGATGATGCAGTCTTGTTCTCAGACAGGAGCCTTTGTTGGCTTCAACTGGGTGATGGAAAAAAGGCTTTGCTAGATGCTAATAGATGCAGAAAAATGCGGCCTCACTGGCCAAAAGCTTGTCACCGGCAGGGTGAAGCTCTGATGCTACTGAAG GACTATGAGGGCGCAAGTGAACGGTTCTGGGATGGACTCAAGTTGGACCCAGTGGACACTGATATCGAGGATGCATTACG GATTTCGGAATGCCACTTTGTACTGTCATCGATGCCAATGCCATCTTGCCATATACCAACCTAA
- the LOC123135567 gene encoding poly [ADP-ribose] polymerase tankyrase-1 isoform X8, with product MWIWSTRKVHLSSEPQSIGLGPCAHIQCRTPLLFATYHNGGTAEYLLDHGANQDKADHDGSTLLHYAAELGNCEMVELLLAKGAYVEPVSACGTPLHVAAGKGHYGAMKILLDHNADYNKMVNGVTPLIVATDAKSMKCIKLLVKAGANLKEAAAYTTLHAEKVVSDYFLNCIMEDVDANRDVPFDQGPMLKREIVTSGLISRGSNSLKNKDYVVAAKLYSKAMVLDPDDAVLFSDRSLCWLQLGDGKKALLDANRCRKMRPHWPKACHRQGEALMLLKDYEGASERFWDGLKLDPVDTDIEDALRISECHFVLSSMPMPSCHIPT from the exons ATGTGGATCTGGTCGACAAGGAAGGTCCATCTATCTTCAGAACCCCAATCTATTGGTTTAGGACCCTGCGCACACATTCAGT GTAGAACACCTCTGTTGTTTGCAACATACCACAATGGGGGTACTGCCGAATATCTTCTTGATCATGGCGCTAATCAAGACAAAGCTGATCACGATGGGTCTACCCTGTTACATTATGCCGCTGAATTAG GCAATTGTGAAATGGTAGAGCTTTTGCTTGCAAAAGGAGCTTATGTTGAGCCGGTATCTGCTTGTGGAACACCACTTCATGTTGCTGCTGGTAAAGGGCATTATGGTGCTATGAAGATTTTACTGGACCACAATGCAGAT TACAACAAGATGGTAAATGGCGTGACACCTCTTATTGTTGCTACAGATGCCAAGTCAATGAAATGTATCAAGCTCCTAGTTAAG GCTGGTGCCAATCTCAAGGAAGCTGCAGCATATACAACTCTCCACGCGGAAAAAGTGGTTTCAGATTACTTTCTCAATTGCATAATGGAGGACGTTGATGCCAACCGTGATGTTCCTTTTGAT CAGGGGCCTATGCTTAAACGGGAAATCGTGACATCAGGGCTTATATCACGAGGGAGCAACTCTTTAAAGAACAAGGATTATGTTGTCGCAGCAAAATTGTACAGTAAG GCAATGGTGCTTGATCCTGATGATGCAGTCTTGTTCTCAGACAGGAGCCTTTGTTGGCTTCAACTGGGTGATGGAAAAAAGGCTTTGCTAGATGCTAATAGATGCAGAAAAATGCGGCCTCACTGGCCAAAAGCTTGTCACCGGCAGGGTGAAGCTCTGATGCTACTGAAG GACTATGAGGGCGCAAGTGAACGGTTCTGGGATGGACTCAAGTTGGACCCAGTGGACACTGATATCGAGGATGCATTACG GATTTCGGAATGCCACTTTGTACTGTCATCGATGCCAATGCCATCTTGCCATATACCAACCTAA
- the LOC123135567 gene encoding serine/threonine-protein phosphatase 6 regulatory ankyrin repeat subunit B isoform X7, whose translation MCQFHLINTLSSIMKILLHIVSNSMGLLCVSWGAISKFHALREDRAVLGNFCGRTPLLFATYHNGGTAEYLLDHGANQDKADHDGSTLLHYAAELGNCEMVELLLAKGAYVEPVSACGTPLHVAAGKGHYGAMKILLDHNADYNKMVNGVTPLIVATDAKSMKCIKLLVKAGANLKEAAAYTTLHAEKVVSDYFLNCIMEDVDANRDVPFDQGPMLKREIVTSGLISRGSNSLKNKDYVVAAKLYSKAMVLDPDDAVLFSDRSLCWLQLGDGKKALLDANRCRKMRPHWPKACHRQGEALMLLKDYEGASERFWDGLKLDPVDTDIEDALRISECHFVLSSMPMPSCHIPT comes from the exons ATGTGTCAGTTCCATTTAATCAATACTCTCTCGAGCATTATGAAAATCCTGCTTCATATTGTATCTAATTCGATGGGTCTACTTTGTGTGTCTTGGGGAGCCATATCTAAATTCCATGCTCTCAGAGAAGACAGAGCAGTGTTAGGAAACTTCTGTG GTAGAACACCTCTGTTGTTTGCAACATACCACAATGGGGGTACTGCCGAATATCTTCTTGATCATGGCGCTAATCAAGACAAAGCTGATCACGATGGGTCTACCCTGTTACATTATGCCGCTGAATTAG GCAATTGTGAAATGGTAGAGCTTTTGCTTGCAAAAGGAGCTTATGTTGAGCCGGTATCTGCTTGTGGAACACCACTTCATGTTGCTGCTGGTAAAGGGCATTATGGTGCTATGAAGATTTTACTGGACCACAATGCAGAT TACAACAAGATGGTAAATGGCGTGACACCTCTTATTGTTGCTACAGATGCCAAGTCAATGAAATGTATCAAGCTCCTAGTTAAG GCTGGTGCCAATCTCAAGGAAGCTGCAGCATATACAACTCTCCACGCGGAAAAAGTGGTTTCAGATTACTTTCTCAATTGCATAATGGAGGACGTTGATGCCAACCGTGATGTTCCTTTTGAT CAGGGGCCTATGCTTAAACGGGAAATCGTGACATCAGGGCTTATATCACGAGGGAGCAACTCTTTAAAGAACAAGGATTATGTTGTCGCAGCAAAATTGTACAGTAAG GCAATGGTGCTTGATCCTGATGATGCAGTCTTGTTCTCAGACAGGAGCCTTTGTTGGCTTCAACTGGGTGATGGAAAAAAGGCTTTGCTAGATGCTAATAGATGCAGAAAAATGCGGCCTCACTGGCCAAAAGCTTGTCACCGGCAGGGTGAAGCTCTGATGCTACTGAAG GACTATGAGGGCGCAAGTGAACGGTTCTGGGATGGACTCAAGTTGGACCCAGTGGACACTGATATCGAGGATGCATTACG GATTTCGGAATGCCACTTTGTACTGTCATCGATGCCAATGCCATCTTGCCATATACCAACCTAA
- the LOC123135567 gene encoding protein TANC2 isoform X5, producing MSSSTDAMASPCSHDQFDEPDRGTVLNYIFQAASDDELSIFKELVTIILDNGRGRPKEAIEELRVEDVGQLEGFSALHIAASKGSLEVCRYLVEELLVDVDLVDKEGRTPLLFATYHNGGTAEYLLDHGANQDKADHDGSTLLHYAAELGNCEMVELLLAKGAYVEPVSACGTPLHVAAGKGHYGAMKILLDHNADAGANLKEAAAYTTLHAEKVVSDYFLNCIMEDVDANRDVPFDGPMLKREIVTSGLISRGSNSLKNKDYVVAAKLYSKAMVLDPDDAVLFSDRSLCWLQLGDGKKALLDANRCRKMRPHWPKACHRQGEALMLLKDYEGASERFWDGLKLDPVDTDIEDALRISECHFVLSSMPMPSCHIPT from the exons ATGTCCTCCTCTACCGACGCCATGGCGTCGCCATGCTCCCATGATCAATTCGACG AACCAGACCGTGGCACGGTGCTGAACTACATTTTCCAGGCGGCCTCCGACGATGAGCTCTCCATCTTCAAGG AGCTGGTCACGATAATACTGGACAATGGCAGGGGCCGCCCCAAGGAAGCGATTGAGGAATTGAGGGTGGAAGATGTCGGGCAGCTTGAAGGTTTCAGTGCGCTGCACATCGCGGCCAGTAAAGGGAGTCTGGAGGTGTGCAGGTACctcgtcgaggagctgctggtagATGTGGATCTGGTCGACAAGGAAG GTAGAACACCTCTGTTGTTTGCAACATACCACAATGGGGGTACTGCCGAATATCTTCTTGATCATGGCGCTAATCAAGACAAAGCTGATCACGATGGGTCTACCCTGTTACATTATGCCGCTGAATTAG GCAATTGTGAAATGGTAGAGCTTTTGCTTGCAAAAGGAGCTTATGTTGAGCCGGTATCTGCTTGTGGAACACCACTTCATGTTGCTGCTGGTAAAGGGCATTATGGTGCTATGAAGATTTTACTGGACCACAATGCAGAT GCTGGTGCCAATCTCAAGGAAGCTGCAGCATATACAACTCTCCACGCGGAAAAAGTGGTTTCAGATTACTTTCTCAATTGCATAATGGAGGACGTTGATGCCAACCGTGATGTTCCTTTTGAT GGGCCTATGCTTAAACGGGAAATCGTGACATCAGGGCTTATATCACGAGGGAGCAACTCTTTAAAGAACAAGGATTATGTTGTCGCAGCAAAATTGTACAGTAAG GCAATGGTGCTTGATCCTGATGATGCAGTCTTGTTCTCAGACAGGAGCCTTTGTTGGCTTCAACTGGGTGATGGAAAAAAGGCTTTGCTAGATGCTAATAGATGCAGAAAAATGCGGCCTCACTGGCCAAAAGCTTGTCACCGGCAGGGTGAAGCTCTGATGCTACTGAAG GACTATGAGGGCGCAAGTGAACGGTTCTGGGATGGACTCAAGTTGGACCCAGTGGACACTGATATCGAGGATGCATTACG GATTTCGGAATGCCACTTTGTACTGTCATCGATGCCAATGCCATCTTGCCATATACCAACCTAA
- the LOC123135567 gene encoding protein TANC2 isoform X4, with protein sequence MSSSTDAMASPCSHDQFDEPDRGTVLNYIFQAASDDELSIFKELVTIILDNGRGRPKEAIEELRVEDVGQLEGFSALHIAASKGSLEVCRYLVEELLVDVDLVDKEGRTPLLFATYHNGGTAEYLLDHGANQDKADHDGSTLLHYAAELGNCEMVELLLAKGAYVEPVSACGTPLHVAAGKGHYGAMKILLDHNADAGANLKEAAAYTTLHAEKVVSDYFLNCIMEDVDANRDVPFDQGPMLKREIVTSGLISRGSNSLKNKDYVVAAKLYSKAMVLDPDDAVLFSDRSLCWLQLGDGKKALLDANRCRKMRPHWPKACHRQGEALMLLKDYEGASERFWDGLKLDPVDTDIEDALRISECHFVLSSMPMPSCHIPT encoded by the exons ATGTCCTCCTCTACCGACGCCATGGCGTCGCCATGCTCCCATGATCAATTCGACG AACCAGACCGTGGCACGGTGCTGAACTACATTTTCCAGGCGGCCTCCGACGATGAGCTCTCCATCTTCAAGG AGCTGGTCACGATAATACTGGACAATGGCAGGGGCCGCCCCAAGGAAGCGATTGAGGAATTGAGGGTGGAAGATGTCGGGCAGCTTGAAGGTTTCAGTGCGCTGCACATCGCGGCCAGTAAAGGGAGTCTGGAGGTGTGCAGGTACctcgtcgaggagctgctggtagATGTGGATCTGGTCGACAAGGAAG GTAGAACACCTCTGTTGTTTGCAACATACCACAATGGGGGTACTGCCGAATATCTTCTTGATCATGGCGCTAATCAAGACAAAGCTGATCACGATGGGTCTACCCTGTTACATTATGCCGCTGAATTAG GCAATTGTGAAATGGTAGAGCTTTTGCTTGCAAAAGGAGCTTATGTTGAGCCGGTATCTGCTTGTGGAACACCACTTCATGTTGCTGCTGGTAAAGGGCATTATGGTGCTATGAAGATTTTACTGGACCACAATGCAGAT GCTGGTGCCAATCTCAAGGAAGCTGCAGCATATACAACTCTCCACGCGGAAAAAGTGGTTTCAGATTACTTTCTCAATTGCATAATGGAGGACGTTGATGCCAACCGTGATGTTCCTTTTGAT CAGGGGCCTATGCTTAAACGGGAAATCGTGACATCAGGGCTTATATCACGAGGGAGCAACTCTTTAAAGAACAAGGATTATGTTGTCGCAGCAAAATTGTACAGTAAG GCAATGGTGCTTGATCCTGATGATGCAGTCTTGTTCTCAGACAGGAGCCTTTGTTGGCTTCAACTGGGTGATGGAAAAAAGGCTTTGCTAGATGCTAATAGATGCAGAAAAATGCGGCCTCACTGGCCAAAAGCTTGTCACCGGCAGGGTGAAGCTCTGATGCTACTGAAG GACTATGAGGGCGCAAGTGAACGGTTCTGGGATGGACTCAAGTTGGACCCAGTGGACACTGATATCGAGGATGCATTACG GATTTCGGAATGCCACTTTGTACTGTCATCGATGCCAATGCCATCTTGCCATATACCAACCTAA
- the LOC123135567 gene encoding protein TANC2 isoform X2, translating to MSSSTDAMASPCSHDQFDEPDRGTVLNYIFQAASDDELSIFKELVTIILDNGRGRPKEAIEELRVEDVGQLEGFSALHIAASKGSLEVCRYLVEELLVDVDLVDKEGRTPLLFATYHNGGTAEYLLDHGANQDKADHDGSTLLHYAAELGNCEMVELLLAKGAYVEPVSACGTPLHVAAGKGHYGAMKILLDHNADYNKMVNGVTPLIVATDAKSMKCIKLLVKAGANLKEAAAYTTLHAEKVVSDYFLNCIMEDVDANRDVPFDGPMLKREIVTSGLISRGSNSLKNKDYVVAAKLYSKAMVLDPDDAVLFSDRSLCWLQLGDGKKALLDANRCRKMRPHWPKACHRQGEALMLLKDYEGASERFWDGLKLDPVDTDIEDALRISECHFVLSSMPMPSCHIPT from the exons ATGTCCTCCTCTACCGACGCCATGGCGTCGCCATGCTCCCATGATCAATTCGACG AACCAGACCGTGGCACGGTGCTGAACTACATTTTCCAGGCGGCCTCCGACGATGAGCTCTCCATCTTCAAGG AGCTGGTCACGATAATACTGGACAATGGCAGGGGCCGCCCCAAGGAAGCGATTGAGGAATTGAGGGTGGAAGATGTCGGGCAGCTTGAAGGTTTCAGTGCGCTGCACATCGCGGCCAGTAAAGGGAGTCTGGAGGTGTGCAGGTACctcgtcgaggagctgctggtagATGTGGATCTGGTCGACAAGGAAG GTAGAACACCTCTGTTGTTTGCAACATACCACAATGGGGGTACTGCCGAATATCTTCTTGATCATGGCGCTAATCAAGACAAAGCTGATCACGATGGGTCTACCCTGTTACATTATGCCGCTGAATTAG GCAATTGTGAAATGGTAGAGCTTTTGCTTGCAAAAGGAGCTTATGTTGAGCCGGTATCTGCTTGTGGAACACCACTTCATGTTGCTGCTGGTAAAGGGCATTATGGTGCTATGAAGATTTTACTGGACCACAATGCAGAT TACAACAAGATGGTAAATGGCGTGACACCTCTTATTGTTGCTACAGATGCCAAGTCAATGAAATGTATCAAGCTCCTAGTTAAG GCTGGTGCCAATCTCAAGGAAGCTGCAGCATATACAACTCTCCACGCGGAAAAAGTGGTTTCAGATTACTTTCTCAATTGCATAATGGAGGACGTTGATGCCAACCGTGATGTTCCTTTTGAT GGGCCTATGCTTAAACGGGAAATCGTGACATCAGGGCTTATATCACGAGGGAGCAACTCTTTAAAGAACAAGGATTATGTTGTCGCAGCAAAATTGTACAGTAAG GCAATGGTGCTTGATCCTGATGATGCAGTCTTGTTCTCAGACAGGAGCCTTTGTTGGCTTCAACTGGGTGATGGAAAAAAGGCTTTGCTAGATGCTAATAGATGCAGAAAAATGCGGCCTCACTGGCCAAAAGCTTGTCACCGGCAGGGTGAAGCTCTGATGCTACTGAAG GACTATGAGGGCGCAAGTGAACGGTTCTGGGATGGACTCAAGTTGGACCCAGTGGACACTGATATCGAGGATGCATTACG GATTTCGGAATGCCACTTTGTACTGTCATCGATGCCAATGCCATCTTGCCATATACCAACCTAA
- the LOC123135567 gene encoding protein TANC1 isoform X6, protein MSSSTDAMASPCSHDQFDEPDRGTVLNYIFQAASDDELSIFKELVTIILDNGRGRPKEAIEELRVEDVGQLEGFSALHIAASKGSLEVCRYLVEELLVDVDLVDKEGRTPLLFATYHNGGTAEYLLDHGANQDKADHDGSTLLHYAAELGNCEMVELLLAKGAYVEPVSACGTPLHVAAGKGHYGAMKILLDHNADYNKMVNGVTPLIVATDAKSMKCIKLLVKGPMLKREIVTSGLISRGSNSLKNKDYVVAAKLYSKAMVLDPDDAVLFSDRSLCWLQLGDGKKALLDANRCRKMRPHWPKACHRQGEALMLLKDYEGASERFWDGLKLDPVDTDIEDALRISECHFVLSSMPMPSCHIPT, encoded by the exons ATGTCCTCCTCTACCGACGCCATGGCGTCGCCATGCTCCCATGATCAATTCGACG AACCAGACCGTGGCACGGTGCTGAACTACATTTTCCAGGCGGCCTCCGACGATGAGCTCTCCATCTTCAAGG AGCTGGTCACGATAATACTGGACAATGGCAGGGGCCGCCCCAAGGAAGCGATTGAGGAATTGAGGGTGGAAGATGTCGGGCAGCTTGAAGGTTTCAGTGCGCTGCACATCGCGGCCAGTAAAGGGAGTCTGGAGGTGTGCAGGTACctcgtcgaggagctgctggtagATGTGGATCTGGTCGACAAGGAAG GTAGAACACCTCTGTTGTTTGCAACATACCACAATGGGGGTACTGCCGAATATCTTCTTGATCATGGCGCTAATCAAGACAAAGCTGATCACGATGGGTCTACCCTGTTACATTATGCCGCTGAATTAG GCAATTGTGAAATGGTAGAGCTTTTGCTTGCAAAAGGAGCTTATGTTGAGCCGGTATCTGCTTGTGGAACACCACTTCATGTTGCTGCTGGTAAAGGGCATTATGGTGCTATGAAGATTTTACTGGACCACAATGCAGAT TACAACAAGATGGTAAATGGCGTGACACCTCTTATTGTTGCTACAGATGCCAAGTCAATGAAATGTATCAAGCTCCTAGTTAAG GGGCCTATGCTTAAACGGGAAATCGTGACATCAGGGCTTATATCACGAGGGAGCAACTCTTTAAAGAACAAGGATTATGTTGTCGCAGCAAAATTGTACAGTAAG GCAATGGTGCTTGATCCTGATGATGCAGTCTTGTTCTCAGACAGGAGCCTTTGTTGGCTTCAACTGGGTGATGGAAAAAAGGCTTTGCTAGATGCTAATAGATGCAGAAAAATGCGGCCTCACTGGCCAAAAGCTTGTCACCGGCAGGGTGAAGCTCTGATGCTACTGAAG GACTATGAGGGCGCAAGTGAACGGTTCTGGGATGGACTCAAGTTGGACCCAGTGGACACTGATATCGAGGATGCATTACG GATTTCGGAATGCCACTTTGTACTGTCATCGATGCCAATGCCATCTTGCCATATACCAACCTAA